One genomic region from Sparus aurata chromosome 15, fSpaAur1.1, whole genome shotgun sequence encodes:
- the agpat4 gene encoding 1-acyl-sn-glycerol-3-phosphate acyltransferase delta isoform X2 translates to MWHGKTLKTGAIFYFFWGGKYLFVIFERSEVFGEGQLSWIKETMGVLQLLKSQFVCHLVICYVFLFSGLVINLLQLCTLPLWLVDKQLARRINVRLGYCISSQMVAALEWWSGTECTLYTDPKSFPLYGNENAIVVLNHSFEIDFLCGWTFCERFGVLGSSKVLAKKELSYVPVIGWMWYFLEIVFCKRKWEEDRRTVAQSLQNLHDYPENFWFLLYCEGTRLTPKKHQVSMQVAESKGLPKLKYHLLPRTKGFWVTVQNLRGTAAAVYDSTLNFRNNETPTLLDILNGKKYHADLYVRRIPLESIPEDEAECAAWLHKLYQEKDSFQEHYTQTGRYPGPTVSPPRRPWSLINWLFWACLLLYPLGLLVAQLISSGSILTILASVALCSAASLGVRWMIGQTEIGRGSSYGDKEVPLNNN, encoded by the exons ATGTGGCATGGAAAAACATTGAAGACTGGcgctattttttattttttttgggggggaaaataTTTGTTCGTCATCTTTGAAAGGTCAGAGGTGTTTGGAGAAGGACAGCTCTCTTGGATCAAG GAAACAATGGGcgtcctgcagctgctgaaatCCCAGTTCGTGTGCCACCTCGTCATCTGCTATGTGTTCCTGTTCAGCGGCCTCGTCATCAACCTGTTGCAGCTCTGCACTTTACCTCTGTGGCTGGTCGACAAGCAGCTGGCCCGCAGGATCAACGTCAGGCTGGGCTACTGCATCAGTAGCC AGATGGTAGCTGCCCTGGAATGGTGGTCCGGGACAGAGTGCACGCTCTACACAGACCCGAAGAGCTTTCCTCTGTACGGCAATGAGAACGCAATTGTGGTCCTCAACCACAGTTTCGAGATAGACTTCCTGTGTGGTTGGACCTTCTGCGAGAGATTTGGAGTTCTCGGG AGCTCGAAGGTGTTAGCCAAAAAAGAGCTGAGTTACGTACCTGTTATCGGCTGGATGTGGTACTTCCTGGAGATCGTCTTCTGCAAAAGGAAGTGGGAGGAGGACCGAAGGACGGTGGCTCAGAGTCTCCAGAACCTGCACGATTACCCGGAAAACTTCTGG TTTTTGCTTTACTGTGAAGGAACACGGCTGACACCGAAGAAGCACCAGGTCAGCATGCAGGTGGCTGAGAGCAAAGGTTTACCCAAACTCAAGTATCATCTTCTGCCCAGGACCAAAGGATTCTGGGTAACAGTCCAGAACCTCAGAGGAACAG CCGCAGCTGTTTATGACTCCACGCTGAACTTCAGAAACAACGAAACACCGACCCTGCTTGACATTCTAAACGGGAAGAAGTATCACGCAGACTTGTATGTGAG GAGAATCCCTCTAGAGTCGATCCCTGAGGATGAAGCAGAGTGTGCCGCCTGGCTCCACAAACTCTACCAGGAAAAG GACAGTTTCCAGGAGCACTACACACAGACGGGGCGTTACCCCGGCCCCACAGTGAGCCCTCCACGCCGACCCTGGTCCTTGATCAACTGGCTCTTCTGGGCCTGCCTGCTCCTCTACCCGTTAGGCCTGCTCGTCGCTCAGCTCATCAGCTCCGGATCGATACTGACCATCTTGGCGTCCGTGGCTCTCTGCTCTGCAG CTTCACTGGGAGTTCGCTGGATGATCGGCCAGACTGAGATCGGCAGGGGCTCAAGCTACGGGGACAAGGAGGTTCCTTTAAACAACAACTAA
- the agpat4 gene encoding 1-acyl-sn-glycerol-3-phosphate acyltransferase delta isoform X1 — protein sequence MWHGKTLKTGAIFYFFWGGKYLFVIFERSEVFGEGQLSWIKETMGVLQLLKSQFVCHLVICYVFLFSGLVINLLQLCTLPLWLVDKQLARRINVRLGYCISSQMVAALEWWSGTECTLYTDPKSFPLYGNENAIVVLNHSFEIDFLCGWTFCERFGVLGSSKVLAKKELSYVPVIGWMWYFLEIVFCKRKWEEDRRTVAQSLQNLHDYPENFWFLLYCEGTRLTPKKHQVSMQVAESKGLPKLKYHLLPRTKGFWVTVQNLRGTAAAVYDSTLNFRNNETPTLLDILNGKKYHADLYVRRIPLESIPEDEAECAAWLHKLYQEKDSFQEHYTQTGRYPGPTVSPPRRPWSLINWLFWACLLLYPLGLLVAQLISSGSILTILASVALCSAAADLPTQIFTGSSLDDRPD from the exons ATGTGGCATGGAAAAACATTGAAGACTGGcgctattttttattttttttgggggggaaaataTTTGTTCGTCATCTTTGAAAGGTCAGAGGTGTTTGGAGAAGGACAGCTCTCTTGGATCAAG GAAACAATGGGcgtcctgcagctgctgaaatCCCAGTTCGTGTGCCACCTCGTCATCTGCTATGTGTTCCTGTTCAGCGGCCTCGTCATCAACCTGTTGCAGCTCTGCACTTTACCTCTGTGGCTGGTCGACAAGCAGCTGGCCCGCAGGATCAACGTCAGGCTGGGCTACTGCATCAGTAGCC AGATGGTAGCTGCCCTGGAATGGTGGTCCGGGACAGAGTGCACGCTCTACACAGACCCGAAGAGCTTTCCTCTGTACGGCAATGAGAACGCAATTGTGGTCCTCAACCACAGTTTCGAGATAGACTTCCTGTGTGGTTGGACCTTCTGCGAGAGATTTGGAGTTCTCGGG AGCTCGAAGGTGTTAGCCAAAAAAGAGCTGAGTTACGTACCTGTTATCGGCTGGATGTGGTACTTCCTGGAGATCGTCTTCTGCAAAAGGAAGTGGGAGGAGGACCGAAGGACGGTGGCTCAGAGTCTCCAGAACCTGCACGATTACCCGGAAAACTTCTGG TTTTTGCTTTACTGTGAAGGAACACGGCTGACACCGAAGAAGCACCAGGTCAGCATGCAGGTGGCTGAGAGCAAAGGTTTACCCAAACTCAAGTATCATCTTCTGCCCAGGACCAAAGGATTCTGGGTAACAGTCCAGAACCTCAGAGGAACAG CCGCAGCTGTTTATGACTCCACGCTGAACTTCAGAAACAACGAAACACCGACCCTGCTTGACATTCTAAACGGGAAGAAGTATCACGCAGACTTGTATGTGAG GAGAATCCCTCTAGAGTCGATCCCTGAGGATGAAGCAGAGTGTGCCGCCTGGCTCCACAAACTCTACCAGGAAAAG GACAGTTTCCAGGAGCACTACACACAGACGGGGCGTTACCCCGGCCCCACAGTGAGCCCTCCACGCCGACCCTGGTCCTTGATCAACTGGCTCTTCTGGGCCTGCCTGCTCCTCTACCCGTTAGGCCTGCTCGTCGCTCAGCTCATCAGCTCCGGATCGATACTGACCATCTTGGCGTCCGTGGCTCTCTGCTCTGCAG CAGCAGATTTGCCAACTCAAAT CTTCACTGGGAGTTCGCTGGATGATCGGCCAGACTGA